A window of the Cicer arietinum cultivar CDC Frontier isolate Library 1 chromosome 6, Cicar.CDCFrontier_v2.0, whole genome shotgun sequence genome harbors these coding sequences:
- the LOC101511573 gene encoding senescence-specific cysteine protease SAG39-like: MAANNQLIYHISLALLLCLGLLAVQVTSRTLQDDSMYESHDQWMRHYAKVYKDSQEKEKRSKIFTQNINYIQAFNNAGNNKPYKLGINQYADLTNEEFIASRNKFKGHMCSSIIRTTTFKYQNVTALPSTVDWRKKGAVTPVKNQGQCGCCWAFSAVAATEGIHKLSTGKLISLSEQELVDCDTKGVDQGCEGGLMDDAFKFIIQNHGLDTEAQYPYQGVDGTCYANEASVHAATITGYEDVAANNEQALQKALANQPISVAIDASGSDFQFYKSGVFTGSCGTELDHGVTAVGYGVSNDGTKYWLVKNSWGTDWGEQGYIRMQRGVDAAEGLCGIAMQASYPTA; the protein is encoded by the exons ATGGCTGCcaataatcaattaatatatcatatttcatTGGCTTTGCTTTTGTGTTTGGGATTGTTGGCAGTTCAAGTCACATCTCGCACTCTCCAAGATGACTCTATGTATGAGAGCCATGACCAATGGATGCGTCACTATGCCAAAGTCTATAAGGATTCTCAAGAAAAGGAGAAACGTTCCAAGATATTCACACAAAACATTAATTACATTCAAGCTTTCAACAATGCTGGGAATAACAAACCATACAAGCTAGGCATTAATCAATATGCAGACCTGACTAATGAGGAGTTTATAGCATCTAGAAACAAATTCAAGGGGCATATGTGCTCCTCAATCATAAGGACAACTACTTTTAAGTACCAAAATGTAACTGCACTTCCATCCACAGTTGATTGGAGGAAGAAAGGAGCAGTGACACCTGTGAAGAACCAAGGCCAATGTG GATGTTGTTGGGCATTTTCTGCTGTTGCAGCAACTGAAGGAATTCATAAGTTGAGTACTGGAAAGTTGATCTCTTTGTCAGAACAAGAACTTGTTGATTGCGACACAAAAGGTGTGGACCAAGGTTGTGAGGGTGGTCTTATGGATGATGCtttcaaattcataattcaaaATCATGGACTCGACACTGAAGCTCAATACCCTTATCAAGGTGTTGATGGAACATGCTACGCAAATGAAGCATCCGTCCATGCAGCTACCATTACTGGTTATGAAGATGTCGCTGCAAACAATGAGCAAGCATTACAAAAAGCTTTGGCAAATCAACCAATTTCTGTAGCCATTGATGCTAGTGGGTCTGACTTTCAATTTTACAAAAGTGGTGTCTTTACAGGTTCATGTGGAACTGAGTTGGATCACGGAGTCACTGCGGTGGGATATGGTGTCAGTAATGATGGAACCAAGTATTGGTTGGTTAAGAACTCATGGGGCACTGATTGGGGTGAACAAGGTTACATTAGGATGCAAAGGGGAGTCGATGCTGCTGAAGGACTTTGTGGCATTGCAATGCAAGCATCTTACCCTACTGCTTAA